DNA sequence from the Crocosphaera sp. UHCC 0190 genome:
TACAGAAAAATTAAAGTTATCTATCTGCCGATTCTGAAAAGCTGTGTATAATATTATGATAAGTGAGGCTATAAACTCTGTAGTCAACCTAATGGTGTGAGGAAAAGCTGAAAATGCTAAAATTATTGTGGAAAACGCTGCTGGTCAGTCCAGCAATTGTGGGTAGTGCTTTAGCCGTTTCATCTGCTGCTATGGCAGTTGAGGCTCAGTCTCAGTCTGAGTTCTCCCAAAGTGCTACTGCGGGAATCGAAATCGCCCAGGCCCAAGATGAATTACTCGACAAGCTTGAAAATTACAGCCAAGAAGGTCAACAAAACACTAACGATCAGGTAACTAGCGTTAGTGAGCTTCGTGACGTATCCCCCACGGATTGGGCTTATGAAGCCTTACGAAGCTTGGTTGAACGCTACGGTTGTATCGTTGGTTATCCTGACCGGACGTTCCGAGGCAATCGCGCCACATCCCGTTGGGAATTTGCCGCAGGTTTAAACGCTTGTTTAAACACGATGGAACGTTTGATCCAAGAAAACGTTGCGGTTTTACGGGAAGACATCGAAAAGCTCAAGCGGTTAATGCAGGAATTTGAGGCAGAACTCGCCGCATTAGGAGCAAGAGTTGACAACCTCGAAGGTCGGGTTTCTTTCTTAGAAGATCACCAATTCTCCACTACCACCAAGTTAGTTGGGGAAGTAATCATGGCCGCAACTGCTGCGGGTGGTAGCCGTTCTTCTGAAGATAACCAAGCCGTTTTACAAGACCGGATTCGTTTAAGCTTCAACACCAGTTTCAGTGGGGAAGACTTATTAGTAACCCGTTTATCTGCCAGTACGGGTACAGGAAGCGACCGTTTTACCTTGAGCGAACCTAACTTACAGGTTATCAACCCCAACACAGGTCAACCCATTGGGATCGCCTTTGAAGAAAACCAACTGATCAACCCCACGGCGACCCAAACCTTTAACATTGGGCCTCGTCGTAACGAAGAAGATAACAACGTGGTGATTGACTGGGTTGGTTACTACGCTCCTATTCAACCCTATGGGAACTTTAAAATCAATACCTACGTTACTGCCTGGGGTGGTAAATGGTATGATTTCGTTCCCACCTTAAACCCCTACTTTGAAGACTTTGACGGTGGTAAAGGTTCCTTGAGTACCTTCGCACAACGTAACCCTATCTACCGAATTGGGGGTGGTGCTGGTGCTGGTATGAGCTTTGATGTGGGTTGGTTACAAAGTCTGTTAGGGCCGACCTCTGTGAGCTTTGGTTATTTAGCTGGAACCGCGAATAATCCTTGCATCAACGGTGGTGGAGCTCAGAGCCAAAATAGCTGTGTTAACAACAACGGCATCAACCCTGCTACTGGTGAAGAGTATGCGGAAAGCGCGGGCGGTAACGGTTTATTCAACGGTAACTATGGGGTGTTAGCGCAAATCAACACCAACCTATTTAACACAGTTAATGTTGCCTTTACCTTTATTAACGCTTACCACAAACCTGATAGTCCTATCTTCGGTCAGGGTGTTCCCACTGGGCCAGGGGAAGTGGGTACTTCCTTTGCTAACTTCTCTCGTTCTGAGTTGAATAACGCTTTTGCGAATGGGTCTGTTGGTTCTCCTGGAACTCCGACCACCACTTTTAATGGCAATGGTGACAATAGCGTTACTCCCAACCAAGTTAACCCCTTCGACATCGGCGGTAAAGTCACCAACAGTTATGGTGGTGCCTTAACCTGGCGGCTTGCTGAATGGTTAAACTTTAGTGCCTTTGGTTCTTATACCAACGTTCGCTTTATCGGTCGTGGTTTGAGTGCCGAGGTTTGGACAGGTGGTGGCGGTTTTGCCTTCCCTGA
Encoded proteins:
- a CDS encoding iron uptake porin — protein: MLKLLWKTLLVSPAIVGSALAVSSAAMAVEAQSQSEFSQSATAGIEIAQAQDELLDKLENYSQEGQQNTNDQVTSVSELRDVSPTDWAYEALRSLVERYGCIVGYPDRTFRGNRATSRWEFAAGLNACLNTMERLIQENVAVLREDIEKLKRLMQEFEAELAALGARVDNLEGRVSFLEDHQFSTTTKLVGEVIMAATAAGGSRSSEDNQAVLQDRIRLSFNTSFSGEDLLVTRLSASTGTGSDRFTLSEPNLQVINPNTGQPIGIAFEENQLINPTATQTFNIGPRRNEEDNNVVIDWVGYYAPIQPYGNFKINTYVTAWGGKWYDFVPTLNPYFEDFDGGKGSLSTFAQRNPIYRIGGGAGAGMSFDVGWLQSLLGPTSVSFGYLAGTANNPCINGGGAQSQNSCVNNNGINPATGEEYAESAGGNGLFNGNYGVLAQINTNLFNTVNVAFTFINAYHKPDSPIFGQGVPTGPGEVGTSFANFSRSELNNAFANGSVGSPGTPTTTFNGNGDNSVTPNQVNPFDIGGKVTNSYGGALTWRLAEWLNFSAFGSYTNVRFIGRGLSAEVWTGGGGFAFPDLFKEGNLLGIFAGVQPYLGDGRRPTTAQFSNFTSRNPVTAEVFYRYQVTDNISITPGVIWIGNPDQFVNLQGADDEVIGTLRGTFSF